In Oncorhynchus gorbuscha isolate QuinsamMale2020 ecotype Even-year unplaced genomic scaffold, OgorEven_v1.0 Un_scaffold_4956, whole genome shotgun sequence, one DNA window encodes the following:
- the LOC124028887 gene encoding angiotensin-converting enzyme 2-like, with protein sequence MQIGLATSKTLCFDVLLHTINSIVSFQILPLYKELHAYVRSKLQAKHPEHIHPEGGLPAHLLGDMWGRFWTGLYPISTPFPEKTDIDVTNAMIAQKWPKDRLFQEAEKFFMSVGLYKMFDNFWKDSMLEKPTDGRKVVCHPTAWDMGNREDFRIKMCTEVNMDHFLTAHHEMGHNQYQMAYRNLSYLLRDGANEGFHEAVGEIMSLSAATPKHLKALGLLPDDFVEDKETEINFLMKQALTIVATLPFTYMLEEWRWQVFLGTIPKDQWMQRWWEMKRDMVGVVEPLPRDETYCDPPALFHVSGDYSFIRYFTRTIYQFQFQKALCEAAGHSGPLFKCDITNSTAAGDKLRTMLEFGRSKSWTRALETISGNAQMDSAPLLDYFKDLHVWLIAENSKNNRKPGWRAAEDPFSENAYKVRLSLKAAMGDKAYVWNANEMYLFKANMAYAMRQYYLEVNKTAALFTTENIHTYNETARISFYFVVTDPANSAVVIPKAEVEAAIRMSRGRINDAFKLDDKTLEFEGLLATLAPPVEQPVTVWLVVFGVVMGLVVCMGCYLIISGFRDRKKKCAAKAEENAENPYGVTNKTFEREEDEQTGF encoded by the exons ATGCAAATCGGACTTGCCACATCAAAGACATTGTGTTTTGATGTTTTACTTCACACCATCAACTCTATTGTGTCTTTCCAGATCCTCCCCCTCTACAAAGAGCTGCATGCCTATGTGAGGTCTAAGCTGCAGGCCAAACACCCTGAACACATCCACCCAGAGGGGGGCCTGCCTGCACATCTACTGG GTGACATGTGGGGAAGGTTTTGGACAGGTCTTTACCCCATCTCAACCCCTTTTCCAGAGAAAACCGATATTGATGTGACGAACGCTATGATCGCACAG AAATGGCCTAAGGACAGACTGTTCCAAGAAGCAGAGAAGTTCTTCATGTCGGTGGGTCTATACAAGATGTTTGATAACTTCTGGAAGGACTCTATGCTGGAGAAACCTACTGATGGCAGGAAGGTAGTGTGCCACCCTACAGCCTGGGACATGGGGAACAGAGAGGACTTCAG GATCAAGATGTGTACGGAGGTGAACATGGACCACTTCCTGACAGCGCATCATGAGATGGGACACAACCAGTACCAGATGGCCTACAGGAACCTGTCCTACCTGCTGAGAGACGGGGCTAACGAGGGCTTCCACGAGGCCGTGGGGGAGATCATGTCCCTGTCCGCTGCCACCCCTAAACACCTGAAGGCCCTGGGACTCCTGCCAGACGACTTCGTAGAGGATAAAG AGACTGAGATCAACTTCCTGATGAAGCAGGCCCTGACCATCGTGGCCACCCTGCCTTTCACCTACAtgctggaggagtggaggtggcaGGTCTTCCTGGGGACCATCCCCAAGGACCAGTGGATGCAGCGCTGGTGGGAGATGAA GAGGGATATGGTCGGTGTAGTGGAGCCCTTACCCAGAGATGAGACATACTGTGACCCGCCTGCTCTGTTCCACGTGTCCGGAGactactccttcatcag atacttcaccaggacTATCTACCAGTTCCAGTTCCAGAAGGCTCTCTGTGAGGCAGCTGGCCACTCTGGACCTTTATTCAAGTGTGACATCACCAACTCTACAGCAGCCGGGGACAAGCTCAG GACGATGCTGGAGTTCGGGAGGTCAAAGTCGTGGACCAGAGCCCTGGAGACGATTTCAGGAAATGCCCAGATGGACTCCGCCCCTCTCCTGGACTACTTCAAGGACCTCCATGTTTGGCTCATAGCAGAAAACAGTAAGAACAACAGGAAGCCAGGATGGAGAGCAGCTGAGGACCCAT TCTCAGAGAATGCCTACAAAGTGAGGTTGAGTCTGAAAGCAGCAATGGGTGACAAGGCA TACGTGTGGAACGCCAACGAGATGTACCTGTTCAAAGCCAACATGGCCTACGCCATGAGACAGTATTACCTTGAGGTCAACAAGACTGCAGCTCTTTTCAC GACAGAGAACATCCACACCTACAATGAGACAGCCAGAATCTCTTTCTATTTTGTGGTGACTGACCCTGCCAACTCTGCCGTGGTCATTCCCAAAGCTGAGGTAGAGGCTGCTATCAG GATGTCCAGAGGTCGAATCAATGACGCATTCAAACTGGACGATAAAACTCTGGAGTTCGAGGGTCTCCTAGCAACGCTGGCCCCGCCCGTGGAGCAGCCGGTCACCGTCTGGCTGGTGGTGTTTGGGGTGGTCATGGGACTGGTGGTCTGCATGGGCTGTTACCTCATCATCTCTGGTTTCAGAGACAGGAAGAA GAAATGTGCAGCGAAAGCTGAGGAGAACGCAGAGAACCCCTACGGTGTGACCAACAAAACATTTGAGAGGGAAGAGGATGAACAGACAGGGTTCTGA